The DNA window ataggAGTAACTAACAACTAAATTTTGCTTATATCTAAAAGTCAAAAACATTGAACATATTTCATTTGGCATTCTAGCTTAGTAGGAGATACTACTCCGCTAGCCAAATCAAAATTATACCTCTCCTCTGTACCAAGGAACTTTATCTTCATGGCCATGGTGATGCAAATAGGTAACTATATCCAGCCACATGACAAAGCCCTACATGTTGAATTGAATTCAGTTAATAAAATGAGTcagtaacaacaaaagaagGCAAGGTTGGAAAATGGACTAACCCAATAGGGGATGCCATAAAGCTTAAGAACTTGGAGAGGACCCATGACAAAGGACAATCCCACAAGCAATGCAGCCATTGCCGTCCAGCATACAGTTGAAGTGATCACGTCTTTCTTTTCACTTGCGACAAACAAATCACTGCTTGGATCAAAGTGAGAACCTTTCTTTCCCGGGCTTCTACCCCACTgtgattattgattattatgAGTTCCAAGTTACATCAAATTTTGTTATTGTCAATAATACATTGGATATGGACTACTAACTCACCAGATAGAAAGGATATGCCAGCAAGGGAAAGGGTAGAGTGAACCTAAATTTCTTTGTGATATCATCCAAACTATTGTAAAGCTTCTCAGATAACTGGGGGAAAAAAAGAAGGTAATTAAGAGGCTTTTTTGAGAAGTATCAAACCATCAAACAAACTTACAGGATGCCATGATTCATCATTCTCAACATGTCCATGGTTCTGATGATGAGTTCTGTGACTTATTCTCCTGAAATATGAACAATCAAATTCATCAAACAAAAATAcgatttgaataaataaaattccctaagttttgaagaaagaaagaaagaaaacaaaccATCCATGATAAGGAACAAGAATTGAAGAATGAAGGATATGTCCAGCAACGCTATTCAAGTTATGGTTATTTGAAAAGCTTCCATGTCCACAATCATGACCCAGAACAAAGAGAGCCCAAAACATTGTACTCTGAGCAAACCAATAAAGAGGCCAAACAAGCCAATTGTTGAAATAAGCAGCAGCAGCCGCTAACCCAAACACAATAGCTACATCTCTAACAACATAACTCATGGATGTCCATGGATTTTTGACCCAACAATGCTTAGGAATAGCTGCCTTAATATCAGAAAGCTTGAAGGGTGGTGGTGCCCCTGGGTCAAAAAACTCATCCccattgtttgttgtttgttccTCTTCTTCTCCGGCAATTTGGATCCTAAGCGGTGCACTTACCCTCAATGCCCAACAATTCCGATCTGTTCGTATAGGTGAAGGTGAAATTCTTCTCAGATTTAAATTGGTGGTGGAAACGGAAGATAACCCTATTCTGGGCTTTGGGTATATTCTTGGTAGTGGTCTAAGACCACATTCTGATAGAACCCAACTTGCCATTTTtgggagaagaagagaaataaaaagagagatattgggttgggttgggttagGTGAAGTCTGCAATCTGAATATAAAGagtttcaaattaaaattatacgGAGTACTACTatatttctttgtttgttttaggCTAAGGAGTAATAAGATGTGTGTCTCTCCTTAGACTACAGAAATCTCAACTTGTgcttcttgttactcttatctcTTCATATTCCCaagttgttgttgttatagttatatatatagtactagTTCACGTCCACCCACATCTCTCATTCTTCTATCTTTCTTATTCACATCTCCGcccaatattttaaaaaagggtAGGAACGTGATTTTTATGCAAATACAAGAATTGACTCTTAACAATACACTTTTTTCTCTTCCAccatttaattttacttttcttaatGATATGGACCAAATTCCTTGCCTACTAGTCTAATCactgtaaataaataatatcatgAGGAGTTTAACACATCTATAGGGGATTGTTTCAAtaccttaattttttaaatattttctcataaacctAATGAGCAGTGGGGACACCAGaattctttttattaattaaaacaaaaaaatagaggaAACAAGTGTCAGCAGTCAAAAACGCGTGGAGGTCAAAAGAGGGGTGATACGTGGGCAAACTTGGCTTTCTCATAGTAAATTGGATTTTAGTCAGTGGTAAAAGTTCACACAATTCAGAGCCAATAGGCATACATGCAAATAAAAATGAtgactaaattaaaaaaaaattgataagtaAATAGAGAGGGAGGAAGTACACTTGTAAATAGGATACCCAAACTTTATtaatgaatttgttaattaaGGTTATGATTTAGTCCGctaaaaataaggataaaatagaacCAAAAAATTGATGTCAATGACATTTTAGATCCAAAAGATAGAAAAAGTCATTTGTGTGGTTTAATGATACCTAACTAGGACTTTATTTTCCTCCAAATTAATAAgatcctcttcttttttcttttctctttttttttttgttttataagaGTAATTTTGATTAACTTGTATAGTAAATTGACTTACTTTTCATAGAATTTTTTTCACGCttttctaaaattcaaaatcttataGATAATTCATTTTtgtgtttcaaatttattttaatcagAGGTGTCAAAAATGAACCCAACTATAACTAACTCGTTCAATTCACCTAGAATTTTAAGGGTTGAGcacaagataatttgaattggattCAATCTCAATCACTTAAGCCTTAactcattttaagaaaattctCAATCGAACCCAGTTTAATCTCCAATTGCAACCCGTTTTAATATTCTTTATTTACATTGATGTAATGTATGTTCCTATATTGAAGGTATAAactactatttattttatatcttttaggatttatatattcatttgtaacttctttttataaatttttttgagttgaaattcaaattgtggatataaaacttaaataagaatatattaaaattattgagattaagcagGTCAAGACTCAATCTGTTTTAAGCTCATTTGAATCCAACTCATTCGAGCCCAAAATAAACTTGAGCGGGTCAAAATCCAACtcaattttccattttaataTATCTCTAATTTCAGTCCAACCCGTTCATACGACATCCCTAATTTGAAtacataaaagttaaatataattatttctttcaaacaaGATAGAATGATCCTACCATTCAAAGTTTCAAACTATGAGATTGATGTGTTGAAAATGGatgaatattcatatttttaaaaagataattatgtGTAAAAGTGAAATTTCTATTAAGGCTAGTAATCTAAATCACATTAATTTCTCTTCCCGAAAAAATTGCCTCTATTGATGTGATGCAGCCTTATTAAATTTGAAGCATGCTTTTTCTGTCATAAGATCTTTTTGCACATTTTcaagaaataaatttatgtcTTTGATTACTTATTTGTTGTGGGTTCAATATTTTTGCGTGGAAAATGTCAAAATTGCTCTTGAATTATACGAAATAAATTAGTTATATTTTTCGTTatattttgggttaaaaaaatACCTTAACGTTATTCTAGGAGATCATAAATACCCTCCAAGAATTAACaacccaatttttttaatgatgtgACAAGCTATATGGAATTAATCTTCCGCCTAAactgccaactaggattcccactacccatatatatatatatatatattttttttttttttattgttattattatttttattattattattattattatttatatatatatatatatatatatatattttaaaaatatagctATCCACAAGGACCAAACTAGTTACACTTACACCTACAATACACAGACATATACAGAAAAAAGACTCATATATCTGTACTTTGATGCCCCTAAACTAATTACACATGtaattttattactaatttttcgtaataaaaaataactgaTAGAGTAAACATTCATTTATTTCActattcctttttcttcttctttcttttctctttgttttcctcttctttttcttttctatttatttttgttctcctttgtttttttttttttttNGACAACTTTGAGTGGCTACATATGACTTTGGCCTAAAAAATAACTGATAGAGTAAACATTCATTTATTTCACTAttcctttttcttcatctttcttttctctttgttttcctcttctttttcttttctatttatttttgttctcctttgttgttttttttttttttcaaatcatatTTCATATGTTTCATTATAATGTAATTGCATACTTAGTTggttttttttgtattttcttttatatatttcgtgtttttcttttaatttcattaaattaatttttattttatttttttcttcataatgtaatttcattttttttctttttctttatccttctttttaattttttggtgattttcaTCGAGGTCTGCTTCAGTCTTCAATAAGGTACTCTTCGGTCCTCCGTGATATCATCATAGTATATCTATATACTGACAAAGTATCATGTAGGCAGTGGCAGATTCAGGATTTCCATCAAGGAGCTTCGAGAAAAAAAGAGTAGTGCCTAAGATTTGATCTTGGAACCTCAACTGTGTTTGAACCCCTCAACCACTAAGTCAATCTTTAATCTTACATTTAGGAggttcaaaatcaatatatagacataaaacttttttaaaatacctcaaatatacaacataattttttgtcGAGGGAATTTGGATAAACCCCCTCGGCAACCTCTAGGTCCGCTCCTGCATGTAGGCCTGATTCATTCCTTCAATGAAACACTCATTAATCTTCTATGATATCAttactatatatttatatactagCACTGTGCCATAGAATGCAACAAAGTCCTTTAATGCGACACTCCTTGGTTCATCATGAtacatcataatatatatatatatatatatatatatatatatattgtcatgGTATCATGAAGACTACTTCAGGCATTCAATGAGATTCTTAAATCCTCCAAATATCATGGCAATATATCTATACATTAATATACTATCACGACAGACTTTTTCATTCCTTTAATAAGATAATCCTCAAGCATTCATTATACCATCAcaatatatctatatatgaatatgatatcATTGAGGTTTGCTTCAATCCTTAATGaaatatatctttatattttcatgatattattgAGGTTTACTTAAATTCCCAATGATacaatgaaaatatatatatatatatatatatatatatatatatataggcatGATATTGTTGAGATTTTCTTTGATCCTTCAGTGAGACACTCATTAACCCTACAAAATTGTATCTCAACCATACATAAGAATTGGGGAAATTcaagatttggtaagaaagaaGTTGGGTCTTTATGTTGATAAGACTGTCTATTACAGGACTAAACAGAGGATTATGAAGAAAAACATAGGTgattagaatttgaaatttgccAGATTATGTGACTATGCAGATATGATCAAACAAAGAAATCCTAAAAGCTCTTGTTGGGTAAAAAATGATAAGAAAACTGAACCAGGAAagaacttttttatttatttttatgtgtgcTTTCATGCATTTAAGGAAGGATGATTGGAGGGGTGTAGGAATATAATTGGATTTAATGATTGTTTTCTCAAAGGAGCTTGTAAGGTGAGCTATTAGTTGCCGTTGGAAAGAATGAGAATAATCAAATGTATCTCATTGACTGGGCAGTTGTGGATACAAATACAAAACATAGTTGGATTTGGTTCATAAGGTATTTAATTGTTGATCTAAATTCGGGAACTGGTGAAGGTTTGACTGTAATGTCAGATATGCAAAAGGTATTCATTacataatttcttattttttttagtttgaatttgatCTTTACTACTTTAATTACTTATTATGTACATATTTTTTGTTAGGGACTTCTTCATGTCTTGATAGAGTTGTTACTAAATTATGAGAGAAGGATGTGTGCTAGACATATATAGAGTAATTGACATGTGCAAtggaaaggagaagaaagaaggaaacaGTTTTGGAGATGCTCAAAGTCCACCTTCAAAGTTAAATTTAGAGAAGAAGTTCATGCAATGACTAAGCTAGGTAAGAAGGAAATAACTGAGGACTTGCTGCATTATGATCCCACTACTTGGTCTAGGGCTTTTTTGAAAACTCACTCCAAGTGTTATGTTGTAGAAAACAACATCTGTGAGACTTTCAATTCCTAGATCTTAGCTGCTAGACGTAAATCAGTTATTTCCATGTTAGATTATATTATCcataaaataatgaatagaCATATAGACATTATCAAATTTGTTGAAACATGAATATTAGATATCGCACTTATCGCAAGGACAATACTAAAAAAAGACGATGAGTATTCTAACAAGTGTAAAGTTTAATGGAATGAGGTAAATGATTTTGAAATtagttggggggggggggggattcaTTTGTTGTTCACTTGGACAAGAAGCATTGTGATCGTAGGTTGTGGATGTTGAGAGGTATTCCTTTCCCTCATGTTATTTATGCTCATTATTACTTGAATCAAGATCCTGATCAACACATAGAGCACTggtataagaaagaaaaatttcTCAAGTCTTACAACCATTTCATTCAACCTATTTCCAATATGATGATGTGGTCTGACACTACAAATCCACCAATAGAGACTCCTAAGTCAAGTTTAATGTTAGGAAGACCTGACAAAAACAGAAGAAAGAGTAAGGATGAGCCAAAGAAATGTGGTGAACTTTCAAAAAATGGAGTAAAGATGACATGTTCCatatacaagaaaattagtCATAACAAAGCCGTGTGTGCAAGAGTAAGTAATAATTCATTTCAAATTTGTAAATTGCTTAAagtttatacatattataatcatatattttgTGGTGACATAGTATGAGAGGGGGAGCATTTCTCAGCCTGATAGTCAGAGAAATTCAAGTCAATAAAGTTATTTTCAAACATGAGTAAGATTAGATTTAAATATTCATTTGCATTTAATTTCTATTGTACAAGTTATTCATATCTCCTTATTTTTGTTCAATAAGCTAGAACACAATTAAGTCAACAAAGTTTTGTTTGTGGTGACAATATTGTTGTGCCAAGAGCTACTCAAACAGGAGTAAGATTAGATTTATATATTCATTTGCCTGTAATGTTTGTTCTAcaagttattcatatatatttatttatgctATATAGTTTAGAATGAGAGGTCCATCACACTCTACTTTCAGAAGTACATATGCAACAACACAATCAAGTTAACCAAGCTCTATTTGTGGTGACACAACAGCTATGCCAAGACTTCCTCAAAAAAGGGTGCAAGTTGGAACTGGAAGAGGATTGAGGAGAAAAAAAGCTAATGCAAAAGGGGCCCCATTTGTTATTGAAAGAGATAATTCTTCTAGTTAACTGCCACCTTTATTAAGTCACAAGAGACCGTATAGTTCTGCCTCATTTTCTACTGCTACTAGAGGAAACAGAAGGCCTACAACTAGTTTTGGTGTTTACTTTGATCCTACAACTAGAGCCCAAGTATTTAATGTATGTTCACTTAATATGTTTACTTTGTTTTGGTGTATATTCTGATCTTGCCTTATCTTacactttcttttttctattacAGCCTGGTACATCAAGGGAGAAGATTCTACATGGGCCAACAAAATTGAAGAGTGCTTCACCAGCCAATATAAATATTGGCTTTAGACCCTGTGGcctaaaattaaagagaaaagatGCAGTCAACACTTCACATCACAGTTGCAACAaatgaaagaaaacaagaaaaacaaaggATCTTGTGGAACCTCCAAGAAGTAGTTCATCTAGAAAGCTGTTATGATTTTGGCCTCTGTTAAAAGGGTTTTCCACAATTTAATCTTTAgtgtattttgaacaattcgTGTAATGTATTTTTGAACCATGCTTTTGTATTAGAAAGACTATGGATATCAGTTGACTCTAGGTTGTCTTAATGGCCGTAAAAGGGCCTTAAAATATAAGCAATAAGTGTAATGCATTTTTGAACAACAACtagtgttatgtatttttgaaCCATGCCTTTGTGTTATTAGCTcaatataattttgttatttttctatttgttACATTCATAACAAGCTCTATAGCCTAGACTATCTCTTAATGTATCCCTTCTTCTTGTGNAGAAAGACTATGGCTATCAGTTGACTCTAGGTTGTCTTAATGGCCTTAAAAGGGCCTTAAAATATAAGCAATAAGTGTAATGCATTCTTGAACAACAACtagtgttatgtatttttgaaCCATGCCTTTGTGTTATTAGCTcaatataattttgttatttttctatttgttACATTCATAACAAGCTCTATAGCCTAGACTATCTCTTAATGTATCCCTTCTTCTTGTGGCAAAACTAACTACACAAACTTCTCAATAAGATTATTCGATCCCTGAACTAATTGGTTTGGAAAATTGCTCTGCTTTTCTATAACACAGGGCAAGTTACAATTTCATGACTAGCCTAATCTTCGGATGACTCAATATTGACAACGATATTCCTACAAGTTTTAGTAGCACAAATACAACTGCTACCAATTCATGATACAAAAGAGACTGATCAAGTCACATTCAACCTTCCAATTTGATACAAAATATGAACTTAACATAGGCTTAACTATCACAAAACTGACCAATTAAGTACAAAACTAATTAGTCTAGATTAGCCGCCTAACTACTATAAAACTAAACAATTAAGTGCTACAATATTGAACTACTATAAGCTACACCATATTAAAGAACCGTTTTATAGTTGGCATACAAAGAAAAACAATCACAAGTCggttaaatttgatattttcaatCCCTTTGGAGTTTAACTTCCTTTAGCTTCTTGTTCAATACCATCTTCTtatcttcattttcattaaattgaaatttcaaaaaatctctttcttcttcaagctcTTTCACTTTTCTCTTTAGTCGATCAATCGAATTTTCATCATCTATTCATTAAGGACGACGCAAATCTAGATGATTCATCAGCATTTTCAAGCGACGGATCAATCCATCTAAAATATCCACAACCACCATTTTCCTACAAACCACATAACAgtagtaaatatataaaattttgattttttcaaataattcaaTAACAGTAGTTTTTGTTCGAATATGTAACATCTCggccttagaaagagctaaagtTGAAAGAAACCAAATTAAGAGTCATGTAAGTTACTCTTCAAATTGtaagttttgggtctacttCAAATTGTACACAAGGCGTTgctgtgtattgtgatgcgtccagagttggacttggttgtgtattgatacaaaatggcaaagttatagcttatgcctccagacaacttaagattcacaAGAAGAATTACCTGACTCATGATCTCGAGTTGGCAGCTgttgtatttgctttgaaaatatgatgTCACTATATCTATAACGTTCAtgcatgttgatgtattcatcgatcacaagagtctccaatatgttttcagtcagaaagagcttaaccTCAgatagaggaggtggttagagttactcaggGATTATGACATGAGCATTCTATATCATCCAGGTaaagctaatgttgttgttgatgctttgagcaggttgtttatgggtagtactgcccatgttgaggaaaaCAAGAGAGAATTGGCCAAAGACGTACACATACTTGCATGATTAAGAGTCCGGTTATTGGATCTAATGAAGGCGAAGTGATGGTGATGAATGTGGTTGAATCATTACTAGTGTCTGAAGTGAATGAGAAACAAGAGTCTGCTTTTCTTGAatcaaaggcaaatgttcataagcaaaaggtgatggcttttgaacaaggggatATGGTGTAtttagatatcaaggtagattgtgtatACCTAGGATGGATGAAATCCAAGAAAGGATCATggaagaagctcatagctcctAGTATTCATCCCATCCtagttccacaaagatgtattgtgaCTTGAGGGAAGTATATtagtggagtagtatgaagaggtgtattgcagagttcgttgctaagtgccctaattgtcaacaagttaaggtagagcaccaaaaacccggtggtatggctcagattATAGAgattctggaatggaagtgggagatgatcaatatggatttcattattAGTTTGTCGCGGTCTCGCAGGCAAcgtgatttgatttgggtgattgtagaccgaacgactaaatcaacccatttcttgCCGAAAAAGACTACCTATTCAAGAGAACATTATGCCAGActgtatattcaagagatagtctGACTTCATGGGTTCATGTGTCgatcatttcagatagaggtgcacaattcacCGCATAATTTTTGAAGTCTTTatagaaaggtttgggttcgaaggtaaacttgagtactgctttcCATCCTCAGATTGATGGCCAAGCAGAGTGTACGTTTCAGACATTAGAGGATATGTGGAGgtcttgtgtgatcgatttcaaaggtaattgggatgatcacttacctctcatagagtttgcttacaacaacagttatcattTCAACATCCAAATGGAtccttatgaggctctttatgagAGAAGATGTAGATATCCTATTGTATGGTTTGAGGTTGGGGAAGCTGGGTTGATATggccagacttagttcatcaatccatggagaaggtgaagataattcaagaaaggttgaagatagcgcaaagtcgtcagaaatcctatacaaatgttaggagaagagacttgtTTGGGGTGGATGATTGagtttacttgaaagtttcacctatgaagggtgttatgagatttggtataAAGGGGAAGCTAATtccccgatatattggtccttacaggatATCTAAGAGagttggcaatgtagcttaaaAGTTGGAGCTACCACCAGTGTTAACAACAATCCATCCGGCGTTTCACATTTGTATATAGAAGTGTATGGTCGATCCTTTACTTATTATACCTACTAagaatattggtattaaggataacttatcttatgaagagatacCCGttcagattcttgatcgtcaggttcacAAGCTAAGAACCAATGAGGTGGCATCGgtcaaggtcttatggaggaactaatttgttgagaaagctacttgggaggctgaggaggatatgaagaagagatacccgcATCTCTTTGCTTCCAGAGAAATTCAATCCAAGGTACAAACTCTTTTCTTGGTACTCGTTAAGTTGATGTATTGAGTGTATGTAAGTTGCATGATGTGTACTCGAGTTGGAGTTATTAGATGCTtcatatgtttctttttttgcttagagtaatctcattcaaggaagaatgttcccaaagaagagatattgtaacacctcggacttagaaagagctaaagtTAAAAGAACCAAATTTAGAGTCATGCAAGCTACTCTTCAAACTGTaagtttgggtcaacttcaaataaccataacttttaggacatgatgagttaggtggcccatgaggtATCAAATTGAATGTTGTtaagtcctctttccaatgccaccaagtttactAAATTCTGAGTTTGGATGAAGGAGATATGCCCATNNTTTTTTTgc is part of the Solanum stenotomum isolate F172 chromosome 8, ASM1918654v1, whole genome shotgun sequence genome and encodes:
- the LOC125872918 gene encoding omega-3 fatty acid desaturase, chloroplastic-like encodes the protein MASWVLSECGLRPLPRIYPKPRIGLSSVSTTNLNLRRISPSPIRTDRNCWALRVSAPLRIQIAGEEEEQTTNNGDEFFDPGAPPPFKLSDIKAAIPKHCWVKNPWTSMSYVVRDVAIVFGLAAAAAYFNNWLVWPLYWFAQSTMFWALFVLGHDCGHGSFSNNHNLNSVAGHILHSSILVPYHGWRISHRTHHQNHGHVENDESWHPLSEKLYNSLDDITKKFRFTLPFPLLAYPFYLWGRSPGKKGSHFDPSSDLFVASEKKDVITSTVCWTAMAALLVGLSFVMGPLQVLKLYGIPYWGFVMWLDIVTYLHHHGHEDKVPWYRGEEWSYLRGGLTTLDRDYGWINNIHHDIGTHVIHHLFPQIPHYHLVEATEAAKPVLGKYYKEPKKSGPLPFYLLGYLIKSMKEDHFVSDTGSVVYYQTDPNLYGSEK